In Nostoc sp. GT001, a genomic segment contains:
- a CDS encoding thioesterase family protein, with product MSFTYNRTVRFQDTDAAGVVYFANVLSICHEAYEESLEASSINLKDFFTNPSVAFPIVHASVDFLRPMFVGDKLLISLIPQKIGVDKFEITYEIIVGEVVVAKAITRHVCIDVSSRSKQELSEEIIQWLETNRRDAEGVERRKSREIM from the coding sequence ATGTCTTTTACTTATAACCGCACGGTTCGTTTTCAAGATACTGATGCTGCTGGGGTAGTTTATTTTGCTAACGTTTTGAGTATTTGCCATGAAGCTTATGAAGAATCTTTAGAAGCATCAAGTATTAATCTCAAAGATTTTTTTACTAATCCATCTGTAGCTTTCCCGATTGTTCATGCTAGTGTTGATTTTTTGCGCCCTATGTTTGTCGGGGACAAGTTGCTAATTAGTTTAATTCCCCAAAAAATAGGTGTTGATAAGTTTGAAATTACTTACGAGATTATAGTGGGTGAGGTGGTAGTTGCTAAGGCTATTACCCGTCATGTTTGTATTGATGTGAGTAGTAGAAGTAAGCAGGAATTATCTGAAGAGATAATCCAATGGTTGGAAACTAACCGCAGAGATGCTGAAGGCGTAGAAAGAAGAAAGTCGAGAGAGATTATGTGA
- a CDS encoding TIGR04168 family protein yields the protein MTSQKTQSITLKIAVVGDIHDQWEVEDGIALKHLGVDLALFVGDFGNESVEVVRAIASLDIPKAAVMGNHDAWYTATEWGRKKAPYDRSKEDWVQEQLDLLGPSHVGYGKLDFPAWNLTVVGGRPFTWGGPEWKFAEICKERYGVTSLEESADRIVKAIKSAAYETIIFLGHNGPSGLGDRPEDPCGKDWHPIGGDFGDPDLGEAISQALTAGKTIPLVTFGHMHRDLRHTKKVQRKPIFRSPEGTIYLNAASVPRIVENDSEKLRNFSIVSLEAGVVSQVSLVWVGNDFQVAKEEILYERSRIVS from the coding sequence ATGACCAGTCAGAAAACTCAATCGATAACCCTGAAAATTGCTGTAGTTGGAGATATTCACGACCAATGGGAAGTGGAAGATGGTATTGCACTCAAGCATTTGGGTGTTGACTTAGCGCTGTTTGTCGGGGATTTTGGCAACGAGTCGGTGGAAGTGGTCAGAGCGATCGCATCTCTCGATATTCCCAAAGCAGCCGTAATGGGCAACCACGATGCTTGGTATACCGCCACCGAATGGGGACGCAAAAAGGCTCCTTATGACCGCTCTAAGGAAGACTGGGTACAGGAACAACTCGATTTATTAGGCCCGTCCCATGTCGGTTACGGTAAGTTGGATTTTCCCGCTTGGAATTTAACTGTAGTGGGGGGTCGTCCCTTTACTTGGGGTGGCCCAGAGTGGAAATTCGCGGAAATCTGTAAAGAACGTTACGGTGTGACAAGTTTGGAAGAATCCGCCGATCGCATCGTGAAAGCGATCAAAAGCGCCGCTTATGAGACGATTATATTTTTGGGTCACAATGGGCCTAGTGGATTAGGTGATCGCCCCGAAGACCCCTGCGGCAAAGACTGGCACCCAATTGGCGGCGATTTTGGCGATCCAGATTTGGGCGAGGCGATTTCTCAAGCCTTGACTGCTGGTAAAACCATTCCTCTGGTGACATTTGGTCACATGCACCGAGATTTACGCCATACCAAGAAGGTGCAACGCAAACCCATCTTTAGAAGTCCAGAGGGGACAATTTACTTAAATGCGGCTAGTGTCCCCAGGATTGTGGAAAATGACAGCGAGAAGTTGCGTAACTTTTCTATTGTCTCCTTAGAGGCGGGTGTGGTTTCGCAAGTTTCCCTAGTTTGGGTGGGGAATGACTTCCAGGTGGCTAAGGAGGAAATTTTGTATGAGCGATCGCGTATTGTGTCGTAG
- a CDS encoding helix-turn-helix domain-containing protein, whose product MSTKEGVSSKQSKSSAAENSLPSSVAFVHNFLDEYGLDPYEFRLYAHIVRRTGGKPEGVCFASLRKTAEICKMSTRKAQQGIKVLIKANFVTQTKRTGRTDEYRVTPVSDWVPKEELDEIRKAIGGNSTKTSVGSEIEAETETIES is encoded by the coding sequence ATGTCAACGAAAGAAGGGGTTTCATCCAAACAATCTAAATCATCTGCTGCTGAGAACTCTCTCCCCTCTTCGGTGGCTTTTGTCCATAATTTCCTTGATGAGTATGGATTAGACCCTTATGAGTTTCGACTGTACGCTCATATAGTTCGCAGAACTGGAGGCAAACCTGAAGGTGTTTGCTTTGCAAGTCTCCGAAAAACAGCAGAGATTTGCAAAATGAGTACACGCAAGGCTCAACAGGGCATTAAAGTTCTAATCAAGGCTAATTTTGTTACCCAAACTAAGCGTACAGGGCGCACAGATGAGTATAGAGTTACACCTGTTAGTGATTGGGTTCCTAAAGAAGAGCTAGACGAAATCCGTAAAGCTATTGGAGGAAATTCTACAAAAACATCAGTTGGTTCAGAAATAGAAGCTGAGACTGAAACAATTGAGTCTTAG
- a CDS encoding Arc family DNA-binding protein gives MATLYVRNLPDDLYAKLQELAASEHRSINAQVITLLEQALKTEAQHTEEEKRKNVPKLLEEIRLRRESRQTDVEWPDSTALIREDRDR, from the coding sequence ATGGCTACCCTTTATGTAAGAAATTTACCCGATGATTTGTATGCAAAACTGCAAGAGTTAGCGGCATCTGAACACCGTTCCATTAACGCCCAAGTTATAACTTTGTTAGAACAAGCTTTAAAAACTGAAGCACAGCATACCGAAGAGGAAAAGCGAAAAAATGTCCCAAAACTCTTAGAGGAAATTCGCCTTCGTCGTGAGAGTCGCCAGACTGATGTGGAATGGCCTGATAGTACTGCGTTAATCCGAGAAGACCGAGACAGATGA
- the nadA gene encoding quinolinate synthase NadA produces MFTTALAQREKTQPGELPLDLFAAIQSLKKELNAVILAHYYQEPDIQDIADFIGDSLQLARAAEKTNADVIVFAGVHFMAETAKILNPDKLVLLPDLNAGCSLADSCPPEEFAAFKAAHPDHLVVSYINCSADIKAMSDIICTSSNAVKIVQQIPKEQPIIFAPDRNLGRYVMEQTGRDLVLWQGSCIVHETFSEKKIIQLKIAHPEAEAIAHPECESSVLRHASFIGSTAALLKYCQSSPTKEFIVATEPGIIHQMQKLAPDKHFIPAPPINNCACNECPFMRLNTLEKLYWAMKNRTPEITMSEDIRLAALRPMQRMLEMSV; encoded by the coding sequence GTGTTTACTACTGCACTAGCTCAACGAGAAAAAACCCAACCGGGTGAACTACCACTAGATTTGTTTGCCGCGATTCAGAGTCTCAAAAAAGAACTCAACGCAGTTATCCTGGCGCATTATTATCAAGAGCCAGATATTCAGGATATTGCAGACTTTATTGGGGATTCATTACAACTAGCAAGAGCCGCCGAAAAAACCAATGCGGATGTGATCGTCTTTGCTGGTGTTCACTTCATGGCAGAAACAGCAAAGATACTCAATCCCGATAAATTAGTACTTTTACCAGATTTGAATGCTGGTTGTTCTTTAGCCGACAGTTGTCCACCAGAGGAGTTTGCAGCTTTTAAAGCAGCGCATCCAGATCATCTGGTGGTGTCTTATATCAACTGTTCTGCTGATATCAAGGCGATGAGTGATATTATTTGCACCAGTTCCAACGCTGTGAAAATTGTGCAGCAGATACCAAAAGAACAGCCGATTATTTTTGCCCCAGATCGGAACTTGGGGCGGTATGTGATGGAACAGACTGGACGAGATTTGGTGCTATGGCAAGGTAGCTGTATTGTCCATGAAACCTTTTCGGAAAAGAAAATTATCCAATTAAAAATTGCCCATCCCGAAGCAGAGGCGATCGCACACCCAGAATGTGAAAGTAGTGTATTGCGCCACGCTAGTTTTATTGGCTCCACGGCCGCCTTACTCAAGTATTGTCAAAGCAGCCCCACTAAAGAATTTATCGTTGCTACGGAGCCGGGAATCATTCACCAAATGCAAAAACTAGCTCCTGACAAACACTTCATTCCTGCACCACCGATAAATAACTGTGCTTGTAACGAATGTCCGTTTATGCGGTTAAACACCCTAGAAAAGCTCTACTGGGCAATGAAAAATCGTACTCCCGAAATTACCATGTCAGAGGATATTCGCCTTGCTGCACTGCGACCAATGCAACGAATGCTGGAAATGAGCGTGTAA
- a CDS encoding type II toxin-antitoxin system VapC family toxin, translating into MTIPLRCVVDASVAIKQFIPDDPLTPKVNQLFAHLANPQTAIYVPDLFYIECGNIIWKYVRAKLYTVADVPADLATLKNFPLRVVSTADLMADAVAIALNYGISAYDGSYVALSQQVGATLLTLDGNLVKALAGSSYNVSSFNDFEVPPLESM; encoded by the coding sequence ATGACTATCCCTCTCAGGTGTGTTGTAGACGCAAGTGTAGCTATTAAGCAATTTATACCAGATGATCCACTAACTCCGAAAGTTAATCAACTGTTTGCTCATCTTGCCAATCCTCAAACTGCGATCTATGTCCCAGACCTGTTTTACATTGAGTGTGGCAACATCATTTGGAAGTATGTCCGCGCCAAACTTTATACTGTTGCTGATGTGCCAGCAGATTTAGCAACTCTCAAAAACTTCCCCTTGCGTGTTGTCTCTACGGCTGATTTGATGGCGGATGCAGTTGCGATCGCATTAAATTATGGAATCTCCGCCTACGATGGCTCTTATGTCGCACTTTCACAGCAGGTAGGCGCTACTTTGCTGACTCTAGACGGCAACCTGGTAAAGGCTTTAGCTGGTTCGTCTTACAATGTTTCCTCGTTTAATGACTTCGAGGTTCCGCCGTTGGAGTCAATGTAG